The window CCCCTGTCATTGCCACATCCACGCATATTATTATGATCCCAATCTTGCCGTCTTTCAGGCTGGCCATGTACTTGTACCCCATTTGCTTTTGGTAGTGGAGCAACTCCAGTGGGACGagcttcatgatttttcatcaaaaggGCATTGTGTTGCTCAGCCACTAGAAGGCATAAGATAAATTCTGAATACTTCTGAAAGCCCTTTTCACGGTATTGATGAAAAGTAGTAAGTATTTTTTTCATCATGTCCTCATCATTTATAGTTTTCCCACATAATTTCAATTGAAAAATAATCCTGAATACAGAAGAATTATATTCAATAACGGTTTTAAAGTCTTGAAACCGTAAGTGTATCCACTCATAACGAGATCCAGGCAGTACCGTGGCCTTTAGGTAGTCATACATTTTCTTCAAGTCACTCCACAATTCAAGTGGATCTTTCACTGTAAGGTATTCAACCTTCAGTCCTTCATCTAGATAATGACGAAGGAAAATTATAGCCTTGGCCTTAGCAGCTAGGTGAATCTCAGCGTCGAGAATACCTGTCTGATTGCAACTTGAAAAAGATTAGAGTCGTGCTAATAACGTATTTCAATATTAAGAACAAGAATCGCAAGAAAagaacaatagtaataataaagaaCAACATAGCAACATAACAATATAAGATAATTCTTTCAAGTGTATTGAACATCTTCCTCaagacctctatttatagtattacatGGGGGGAGAAGTGTCATAAACATGATGATCAATGAGGAGATAGTAGAGGTGTGGAAGTTACTACATTTAAAGGAGGAATTACACCAAGAAATAATGGAGGAATTACACCAATAAACTATGGACATCCGCATTATTACAATTATttacaatagaaaaaaataagttgGTAAAATACCAACTTGTCATAttctctccattttattttacttaatctCTTTACTAATAATAGTTGTTCAATTTGTCAAATcaagataaatttattattttattcagtattatttctatcattaaatgactctataaagtattaatagtcaaatttaattttttaaaatataattaataaagttaatttaataaaataaattactaataaatattttcttaagtgGAGTGTCAAACCAATAAGTTAAAGGGATAACTACATGGTTAGCAAA is drawn from Capsicum annuum cultivar UCD-10X-F1 unplaced genomic scaffold, UCD10Xv1.1 ctg33016, whole genome shotgun sequence and contains these coding sequences:
- the LOC124891266 gene encoding uncharacterized protein LOC124891266; translation: TGILDAEIHLAAKAKAIIFLRHYLDEGLKVEYLTVKDPLELWSDLKKMYDYLKATVLPGSRYEWIHLRFQDFKTVIEYNSSVFRIIFQLKLCGKTINDEDMMKKILTTFHQYREKGFQKYSEFILCLLVAEQHNALLMKNHEARPTGVAPLPKANGVQVHGQPERRQDWDHNNMRGCGNDRGGYNNHRGDGNQKRENQMSPQSNTSRVNCHRCGMKGHWKNECRTPKHFARLYQESSKEREMKV